One genomic segment of Accipiter gentilis chromosome 29, bAccGen1.1, whole genome shotgun sequence includes these proteins:
- the LOC126052442 gene encoding torsin-1A-like, translated as MKLLNAAVFFILVPTLTPALDPLSTSVLMGSAAVAWQLLSSQSWLKCSLLECCNMKDTLNFSVIKMDLDRKVFGQHLAIQIVLRALSANMHSKRPRKPLVMSFHGWTGTGKSFVSSIIAENLYRLNIPRRKFVHHFSTVLHFPHLSHTHLYKEQLQNWIRGNVSACPRSLFIFAEMDQMPHGLIDSIMPFLGYHEEIDGVYYGKAIFIFLNNAGGDKITEIALDYWRSLKRREDIPVKKLQSLLSEEIFRNRNSGFFHSQLIQKNLIDYFIPFLPLEYKHVRQCVREELRVQGHPEDEDLIAEIALAMTDYPSEERLYSSKGCKTVASRVALSI; from the exons ATGAAGCTTCTGAATGCTGCTGTATTCTTTATTCTTGTGCCCACTTTGACGCCAGCTTTGGACCCTCTCAGCACTTCAGTCCTCATGGGGAGTGCTGCTGTCGCTTGGCAGCTCCTCTCCTCTCAGTCCTGGCTCAAGTGCAGTCTCCTGGAATGCTGCAATATGAAGGACACACTGAACTTCTCAG TTATAAAGATGGATTTGGACCGAAAAGTCTTTGGCCAGCATCTTGCTATCCAGATAGTTCTGAGAGCTCTGAGCGCAAATATGCACTCCAAACGGCCCAGGAAGCCCCTGGTGATGTCCTTCCATGGCTGGACTGGAACAGGCAAATCGTTTGTCAGCAGTATCATTGCAGAGAACCTCTATCGGCTTAATATACCAAGACGGAAGTTTGTGCACCACTTCAGCACAGTACTGCATTTCCCACACCTTTCTCATACCCATCTCTATAAG GAACAGCTGCAGAATTGGATTCGAGGCAATGTCAGTGCCTGTCCAAGGTCCCTTTTTATCTTCGCTGAAATGGATCAGATGCCACATGGCCTAATAGACTCTATCATGCCATTCCTTGGCTACCATGAAGAGATTGATGGTGTTTATTATGGCAAGGCAATCTTCATCTTTCTGAA CAATGCAGGTGGAGATAAGATAACAGAGATTGCCCTTGATTATTGGAGAAGtctgaagagaagagaagacaTTCCTGTGAAGAAGCTCCAGTCTCTGCTCTCAGAGGAAATTTTCAGGAACAGAAACA GTGGTTTCTTTCACAGTCAACTGATCCAGAAGAACCTCATTGACTATttcatccctttccttcctcttgaaTATAAACATGTGAGACAGTGTGTCCGGGAGGAGCTGCGCGTGCAAGGGCATCCCGAGGATGAAGACCTCATAGCAGAGATTGCCTTGGCAATGACTGACTACCCCAGTGAAGAAAGGCTCTACTCCAGCAAAGGCTGCAAGACTGTAGCCTCCAGAGTGGCTCTGAGCATCTAA
- the TOR1B gene encoding torsin-1B, whose amino-acid sequence MLRAVGLLWLLLPGLAALEPLSVGLAIGVASALTGYLSHPRFYCNYVECCPSAGQRLNATALKAQLDTKLFGQHLAKDVVLKAVMGFSNNPSPKKPLTLSLHGWAGTGKNFLSQILAEHVHRPGLRSKFVHLFLATLHFPHHDQLKLYKEQLQNWIRGNVSACPHSIFIFDEMDKMHPGLIDAIKPFLDYYEQVDGVSYRKAIFIFLSNAGGDLINKAALDFWTSGKNREEIQLKDLEPTLSVGVFNNKNSGLWHSSLIDRNLIDYFVPFLPLEHKHVKMCVRAEMIARGYAVDEKIVQAVADEMTFFPKEQKIYSDKGCKTVQAKLDIHEDAVMRDTKPKG is encoded by the exons ATGCTGCGGGCGGTCgggctgctctggctgctgctgccggggCTGGCGGCGCTGGAACCGCTCAGCGTGGGCCTGGCCATCGGCGTCGCTTCGGCTCTCACCGGCTACCTGTCCCACCCCCGCTTCTACTGCAACTACGTGGAGTGCTGCCCCAGCGCCGGGCAACGCCTCAACGCCACCG CACTGAAGGCGCAGCTGGACACCAAGCTCTTTGGGCAGCACCTGGCCAAGGACGTGGTGCTGAAGGCGGTGATGGGTTTCAGCAACAACCCCAGCCCCAAGAAGCCGCTGACGCTCTCGCTCCACGGCTGGGCCGGCACCGGCAAGAACTTCCTCAGCCAGATCTTGGCGGAGCACGTCCACCGCCCCGGCCTGCGCAGCAAATTCGTCCATCTCTTTCTGGCCACCCTGCACTTCCCCCATCATGACCAACTCAAGCTCTACAAG GAGCAACTGCAGAACTGGATTCGGGGCAACGTCAGTGCCTGTCCCCACTCTATCTTCATTTTTGATGAGATGGACAAAATGCATCCAGGTCTCATTGATGCCATCAAGCCATTCTTAGACTATTATGAGCAGGTTGATGGGGTGTCCTACAGGAAAGCCATCTTTATCTTCCTCAG cAATGCAGGTGGTGACTTAATTAATAAAGCAGCTCTTGACTTCTGGACAAGTGGAAAGAACAGGGAAGAGATTCAGCTGAAAGACCTGGAGCCCACGCTATCTGTAGGAGTCTTCAATAACAAGAATA GTGGACTGTGGCACAGCAGCCTCATTGACAGGAACCTCATTGACTACTTTGTTCCCTTCCTGCCCCTGGAGCACAAGCACGTGAAGATGTGTGTCAGGGCTGAAATGATAGCCCGTGGCTATGCTGTTGATGAGAAGATTGTTCAAGCAGTGGCTGATGAGATGACGTTCTtcccaaaagaacagaaaatctaCTCTGATAAAGGCTGCAAGACCGTACAGGCCAAGCTGGATATTCATGAAGACGCTGTGATGAGAGATACGAAACCCAAGGGTTGA
- the LOC126052440 gene encoding torsin-1A-like: MKLLPGVLRAALGLVLLLPLLRPANAVEPISLGLAIAGAAASALTGFISYPRLYCYFRECCLQRHDQRAAAALQENLDKKLFGQHLVNKVVVKAVKGFLNNTKAKKPLALSLHGWTGTGKNFVGRIVAESIYKRGLRSKYVHQFVATLHFPHAHSINLYKDQLQSWIRGNVSICPRSLFIFDEMDKMHAGLIDSIKPFLDYYELLDGVSYRQAIFIFLSNAGAEKITEVALDFWRNGRTREDIQLTDIQNALSVSVFNNKNSGFWHSTLIDRNLIDYFVPFLPLEYKHVKMCVKVEIESRGYAVDEDILTRIANEMTYFPREERIYSDKGCKTVDAKLDYYF; the protein is encoded by the exons atGAAGCTGCTGCCGGGCGTGCTGCGGGCGGCCCTGggtctggtgctgctgctgccgctcctCAGGCCAGCGAACGCCGTGGAGCCCATCAGCCTGGGGCTAGCGATCGCcggcgccgccgcctcggcccttACCGGCTTTATCTCCTACCCGCGGCTCTACTGCTACTTCAGGGAGTGCTGCCTCCAGCGGCACGACCagcgcgccgccgccg CTCTGCAGGAGAATTTGGACAAGAAGCTGTTCGGGCAGCACCTGGTGAACAAGGTGGTTGTAAAGGCCGTGAAGGGCTTCTTGAACAACACCAAGGCCAAAAAGCCTCTTGCCCTTTCCTTGCACGGGTGGACTGGAACAGGCAAAAACTTTGTCGGTAGGATAGTCGCCGAAAGCATTTATAAAAGAGGTCTGCGGAGTAAATATGTCCATCAGTTCGTGGCAACTTTACACTTTCCTCATGCTCACAGCATCAATCTCTACAAG GACCAGTTGCAGTCGTGGATTCGGGGAAATGTGAGCATCTGTCCCAGATCACTCTTCATATTTGATGAAATGGATAAAATGCATGCAGGACTCATTGACTCCATCAAGCCATTCCTGGACTACTATGAGCTTCTGGATGGGGTGTCTTACCGCCAAGCCATCTTCATATTCCTCAG CAATGCAGGAGCTGAAAAGATAACAGAGGTGGCCCTAGATTTCTGGAGAAACGGGAGGACAAGGGAAGATATACAGCTCACAGACATCCAAAATGCACTGTCTGTATCTGTCTTCAATAACAAAAATA GTGGATTTTGGCACAGTACCTTGATTGACAGAAATCTCATTGACTACTTTGTTCCCTTCCTGCCTCTGGAATACAAACATGTGAAAATGTGTGTTAAGGTTGAGATTGAATCACGTGGCTATGCTGTGGATGAAGACATTTTAACCAGAATAGCCAATGAGATGACCTACTTCCCCAGAGAGGAGAGAATTTATTCAGATAAAGGATGTAAGACTGTGGATGCAAAGCTGGATTATTACTTCTAA
- the C29H9orf78 gene encoding splicing factor C9orf78 homolog, with product MPAKKSFRRRREDSEEEEEDEQVAEEVRLKVEEAKEVQSLRKRPNGVSAVALLVGEKLQEEATLVDDPFKIKSGGMVDMKKLKERGKDRINEEEDLNLGTSFSAETNRRDEDADMMKYIETELKKRKGIVENEEQKVKLKNAEDSLYELPENIRVSSAKKTEEMLSNQMLSGIPEVDLGIDAKIKNIISTEEAKAKLLAEQQNKKKDSETSFVPTNMAVNYVQHNRFYHEELNAPVRRNKEEPKPRPLRVGDTERPEPERSPPNRKRPLNEKATDDYHYEKFKKMNRRY from the exons ATGCCGGCCAAGAAGTCCTTCCGCCGGCGGAGGGAGGactccgaggaggaggaggaggacgagcaGGTCGCCGAGGAGGTCAG GTTAAAAGTTGAGGAAGCCAAAGAAGTTCAGAGCCTCAGAAAGCGACCCAATGGGGTGAG CGCTGTAGCTCTGCTTGTGGGAGAGAAGTTGCAAGAAGAAGCAACACTTGTG gATGATCCATTTAAGATAAAATCTGGGGGAATGGTGGACatgaagaagctgaaagaaagagGCAAGGACAG GATTAATGAAGAGGAAGACCTAAACTTGGGAACTTCCTTCTCAGCTGAAACCAACAGGAGGGATGAAGATGCTGACAT GATGAAGTACATTGAGACTGAgctgaagaagagaaagggaattgTGGAGAACGAGGAGCAGAAGGTGAAGCTTAAGAATGCCGAGGATTCTCTGTACGAGCTGCCAGAGAACATCCGTGTCTCCTCTGCCAAGAAGACTGAGGAGATGCTGTCCAACCAGATGCTGAGCGGTATTCCTGAAGTGGACCTGGGAATTGA cgcaaaaataaaaaacatcatCTCAACTGAAGAGGCCAAGGCCaagctgctggcagagcagcagaacaaaaagaaagacagCGAAACTTCCTTTGTTCCCACCAACATGGCTGTTAACTATGTCCAGCACAACAGAT tttaTCATGAGGAGCTAAATGCACCAGTGCGAAGGAACAAAGAAGAGCCAAAGCCTCGTCCACTGAGAGTGGGGGATACAGAGAGGCCAGAACCTGAGC GGTCTCCTCCAAATCGCAAACGTCCACTCAATGAAAAAGCAACAGATGATTATCACTATGAGAAATTCAAGAAGATGAATAGGCGATACTGA